The Rhinolophus sinicus isolate RSC01 linkage group LG07, ASM3656204v1, whole genome shotgun sequence genomic interval CCCAGTGTACAtgtggggtggagggcagggggtTAGGGCTCCTTTCCCAGTTCTGCGAGGCACATACTCGCCTCCGCAGGCCGCGGGGATGGTGCGAGCCCAGCCTGACACTGCACCCGGCCTCTCTGCAGCCTTGGGGCGGGAGGCCCATGGATCCGGGGCTGCTGAGGCCGGCGCCGGTGAGCGATGTCATCGTCCTGCACTACAACTACACCGGCAAGCTCCGCGGTGCGCGCTACCAGCCCGGCGCGGGACTGCGCGCCGACGCTGTCGTGTGCCTGGCTGTGTGCGCGCTCATCGTGCTCGAGAACTTGGCGGTACTGTTAGTGCTCGGACGCCACCCGCGCTTCCATGCGCCCATGTTCCTGCTCTTGGGCAGCCTCACACTGTCCGACCTGCTGGCTGGCGCCGCCTACGCTGCCAACATCCTACTGTCCGGGCCACTCACGCTGCGCCTGTCGCCCGCGCTCTGGTTTGCACGCGAGGGTGGCGTCTTTGTTGCGCTCGCTGCTTCTGTGCTGAGCCTCCTGGCCATCGCGCTGGAACGCCTCCTCACCATGGCGCGCAGGGGACCCGCGCCGGCTGCTGGTCGCGGGCGCACGCTGGCACTGGCGGCCGCCGCCTGGGGCGTGTCGCTGCTCCTCGGGCTACTGCCAGCGCTGGGCTGGAATTGCCTGGGCCACCTGGACTCCTGCTCCACAGTCCTTCCGCTTTACGCCAAGGCTTACCTGCTCTTCTGCGTACTCGCCTTCCTCTGCATCCTGGCCACCATCTGTGCGCTCTACGCGCGCATCTACTGCCAGGTGCGGGCCAACGCGCGGCGCCTGCGGGCGCATCCTGGGGCTGTTGGGGGCCTCTCGAGCCGAGCGCGCCGCACGCCGCGCTCACTGGCGCTGTTGCGTACGCTCAGTATAGTGCTCCTGGCCTTTGTGGCGTGTTGGGGCCCCCTCTTCCTGCTGCTTTTGCTCGACGTGGCGTGCCCGGCGCGCGCCTGCCCCGTGCTCCTTCAGGCGGACCCTTTCCTAGGCCTGGCCATGGCCAACTCTCTTCTAAACCCCATCATCTACACGCTCACCAACCGTGACCTGCGCCACGCGCTCTTGCGCCTCGTCTGCTGCGGCCGCCGCCCTTGTGGCGGAGACGGGGGCGCCTCCCCGCGATCCGGGAGCGACGCTGTGGCTTCAGACGGCCTGCACCGCTGGCTGCCCCCAGACCTGGATGGCAGCTTTAGCCGCTCCGAGCGCTCGTCGCCCCAGCGGGACGGGCTGCACATTCGCGGCTCCAATAGCGCGCCCACAGCCGCCGAGACCCTGGTAGCCTCACCAGCACCAGCTGCAGACTGACGCCTTCTGGCCCGCCATTGCCCTCCCTAAGAGATGTTTtgcagacttttttgtttttaaataattgaatttataGGAAAAGCAGCCGGACATagtggaggaagaagagacacGGGGAAATGTACTTTATTGGCCCTAAGCCccacaacaataaacaaaacagacaagaatCTCTGCCCTTGTGGAATTGACGTTCTGGTGGGGGCACAGGCAATAACGGAGTGAAATAATGGAGACAGTTCCAGTGACAATACAGTGATGCGAATGTGGTCAGAGGAGGCCTCTCTGCAGAGGTGGTGGTAACTGATGTGAGCTGAGACGTCATTGTCCTGGGAACACCTGAAGCAAGAGCACAACAGGTGCAAAGTCCATGAGACTGGAACGTTCCTATGTGCTCTATAAGAGCAAGGGCCCAGGTGTGGCTGGAGCATCAGTGAGGGTGAAGGCGGGAGGAAACAAAGGCAGGAAGATGACAGAGCAGATCACTGTGCTCTGGGAAGGACTTTACTTTTGCTCTAAATGAGGTGGGAGCCATGGAGAGTTATAGGTAGAGGAGGGTCTTGATTTGGTTCAGGTGTTCACAGATCTCTGTGTGAGGCAAAGGTGTAAGCTAGGAGAACAAGGTGAAAGTGACTGCACTGGCCCGGGGGAGTGATGATGTCAACTCTGGATAGATTCTGGAAATGGCGGAAAGAATTACTGAGGAATTGAGTGTGAGAGTGAGAAAGATAGGAGTCAAGGACAGCTCTGCAGTTTAGAGGAGAGGACGCCAAAGACAGGACACCCCAAAATTTGACTTGGGGAGTCTCAGCCAATTCCTATCTGAAACAAGATGTCTTTGAGTGTGGTGTCAGATccttcataaaaaatgaaaatataaaacaagaagaatTACAGCTTATTGTGCCTGGCTAGTCGCCCCACAGTGGTAAGCTCAGGACACACCTTTTTCTCACCCTTACTGCTACCTTGCAAGGTGGGTTTCCTcacccccatttgacagatgagggaaCTCTAAGCAGTGAGTACCTTGCCCCACTATGTGAGCCAGGATACTTGCCCAGGCTGTCAGGTTCCCAAGCTCAGTCCTTGTCTGGCTCCTCCAGAGGGGTCTGCATTCTCGGCCAGGGGCGATATCAGGGCCCCGTTTGTGTTCATAAAAGGCTCCAGACGCGCTGGCCACGGTCCTCGGCTGTCCCTGAGCGCAGTCCTGACCCCTGTGCGGCCTGGACCGCTGGGTGGGGCGTGCCGCGGGGTGGCTTCGGGCTCAGACTGTGGCCCGCCATCTGCCGGGAGACTGCGGAACTGCAGGCAGTCACAAAGCCCTGTGTTTTGGAGGCACTCACCCTGCCTGGGGGCCTGAATTTCCACCTGCCACGCTCAGGTCCCAACAGGCTACACGCACGGGAAACCAACCTATTCGTGGGACACAAACACTCAAGCCTCGGGTCACGATCCCAGGACTGGACCCAATTCCCCACCTGCCCTGGTGCCCCCAATCCCAGGTTCCTTTAATATTTCAGTGGAGCCTGAAGTTCACCCCATTGTTTGGTTACTTGATGGCGTGATGGTAGATGTATTCACTTgttcacattttacaaaattcaaaaaacaagtCCCCTTCTTGGACGTGATCACTGTGGGGATTCCTGGGAAACTTCCAGAGCTATTCTGTGGATAAATGAGCTGAAATATAAATACATCTTCCCTCTTTCTACACAATTTTAGCATTGCTCTGCATCTTGCTTTGTTCACTTAATAGTATATCCTGGAAATTGTTGCCCATCCACAGATTTTTGTATTGTTTGGCTGCCTTAGTCTGCTCAGGATGCCATAACAAACACCACAGCCTCGGTGGctgaaacaatagaaatttatttctcacagttgtggaggctggaagtcccagatgagggtgccagcatggtcgggTGCTGGTGAGGACTCTCTGCCTGGCTAGCAGACGGTCACCTTCCCATTGTGTGCTCTCATGGTGTAGAGAAAGCGAAAagaagctctctggtgtctctttttataagggcactaatcccttcatggggccccaccctcatgacctcatctaaatctaATCAATTTAGTCCAtatcacttgttctttttttaaaaaatttttaaatattgaagtaAATAGTCATACAGCAAATGTCTTGCTCCTTTTCGCTGACTGCATAGTATTTCCCAGTATGGATGTGCCACCACTTATTACACGGAGGGACCTGTGGGTTGAGTCCAATCCTTTGCCTTTATATACAGCGCTGCAAAACAGTGTACACGTATGTGAGTATACCTTAGATAAATCTCTACAAGTGGCACTGCTGGGTCACAGGGCCTGTAGGTTTGATTTTTAGATATGAGAGGTTGCCTTGAGGATGGTGCAAGTTTTCCCACAGCTTCCGCCACTGCCAGTATTTGCCGACTATGCTATAGCGTCGCCCGCTGGAGGGGTCCAGAACCGCAGATTCCCGCATCTGGGAAGGCGGCGGAAGAAGGGTACCCCACCACATGCTCCCGCGCGGGTTTAATCCCAGACTCTGAGCAGGGACACTGAATCCTCCAAATTCAGTCTGGAGGCTGGCGGAATTTTTTCTTAGACCTTCTTTGCGTTTCCATTATTCACTTAGTTTTCATAGAGGACTCTTTGAAAAATAGccttaaatacatttatttaaatgttaactttATATCATAAACAGCGTAAGTGGCAAGTCAGTATTCCTTGCCATGAAAAATAGCGATAGTTAACATCTGTTAGGCACTAGCATTCGGATTTAGTGCTCCCGGTAACCAAGGTGCTAGCATTATTACCACCTCAaagggagaaaactgaagcatggAGAAGTCACAGGCCCACCCGCACAGAGCTAGAGAGGGTGGCAGAGCGGGCCTTCGAACGCCCCGCAGCCGAGCTCCACGCACCTCTACATTAgagataacttaaaaatatagacaaagaAACCCCAGCTAGATAGATAATTCTCGCTGGATCCTGTGGTCGTCGACCGTGAGACCTGCGTTAAAGAAAGAAGCGCAAGTCGTAGAGAGCAGCCCCGCGCTGAGACAATGAAATAGGTCGAATGAAAGGGACAGTGCGAAGGGGTAACGGGCTTTCCTGGCCGTGCGCCCTCGACCGACGCCCTGCTTCTCGCCCTTGGGCTCCGGGCGTCTGCGGGAAGGGCGGAGAATCGCGGCTCCTTTCCCGCCGCGCCCTCTCCCCGCCTCCTTCCCGGGTGTCCCGAGGCCTCCCCTCACCCGACGGTCGCGACCCCTCAGGCTTTGCCGCCTGGGAGCCGAGGTACCCTGACAGCGGAGGTGCCCGCGGGTCCGGGAGAGCGAAGGTTAGGCGGGAGCCGCCCCAGGTCGGACTGCGGCCCCTCGGGTTTCCGGGAAGCTCAGCGCGCGGGTGGCACCACATTACCCAGAGCAGCCGCCGTGTCCCGGGTATCCCCGCCCCGCGGCAAGAACTGCCGAGGCTACGCAGGGGCCGAGGTgagcgcggcggcggcggcggcggggaggAGTGTCCACTGATGTCCCGTGTGGGCAAGGACGCGTCTGGCCTCGAACCCGGGGCCCCGATTCCCGCGGAGCTGACCACGCGGCTAGGTGCGCGGAGAGCTGCGGTCCCTGACCCCGCCGCGCCGCAATGACGAATGCTGTGGTCGCGGCGCTGGGGTTGCGCAGCTTGGCGACAGCCCGCggggtgggagaggggggagCGGCCCCGGTGCCAACCCCGCCGCCTGAGGCCCCGGGCCGCGGGGACTTTTATTCTGACACGGCAAGCGCCAGGCTCTGCTTAGTCATGGTGACCTGCGCGCGCTCCgcgcctcccacccccacccccacccccccagcgcAGCGATGGAGGCGCCGGGGCCTGGGCGACGGAGGCGGAGCCCGAGCGCGGCCATGGCGGGGTGAGTGAGCGGCCTGCGCCGGGGCTGCGGGCCCGGCGGGCGGGTAGCGCCCCTGCAGCCGTGCCGGGGGGCCGGGAGACCTGGCGCCGCGGGCCCGGTGGTCTGGGGGGTTCCCGTGGCCCCCGGAAAGCCAGGAGGGCGCGGCTCGAGTTCCATCCTTTTGTTGGACGGCGCGATTCGCGGGGTGGCCCCGGAACCACACAAGCCGGACGAGAGGCCCGGGGAGCGCCGCTCGGACGGAGTCCCGGGGACCCCGGGGCGTTGGGGGGCTTGACCTGCGCCCTGGGATTGGCAGTCAAGAGGCCGTGGTGGGGTTACTTCCTTCTCCAGGCCTCGGTGGCGACTCAGGCGGGGCATGCGCAGTCCCCCACCTAGTGCTTCGTGAGGGGAAATGCCCAGTGCCCAGGGGGCACCGTTGACCTATTGGCCAAAGACCAAGAGGCAGACCCGGGGCCTTGGCTGGGGAGAGGCGGACAAGCGGCGCCCCAGGCCGGGTGAAGGAGGGTGCTCTGGTAGGCACAGTGGCGTGGGCAGTCAGCCAGCCATACCTTACTGACCCCTGTGCAgtgccaggccccaggctggACTTGAGGGAGGCACATGAGAGGGTGGGCAcaaccctgccctgccctctgcaGCGCTGGGGCACAGGGCCAGAGGGACGGGTCACCCTTCAACAGGCAAGCAAAGAAGCTTATTTCAGTTCCTGACAAATACGGTGATGGAAATAAAACTGGGAGGTGACTCTATGCTGAGCCCCAGAAAGATAAGATGGAGAACCTGGGGATCCTCTTGCAAATCCACCCCCTTTTCCCCTCAGGACCTTTCAAAACACAACTCATGCTCCAGCTCTCCAGACTCCACAGGTTTCATGGAAACCCTCCTTTCAGTAGTCTTTGTCTGTCATGACACACCTCCTTGCTTCTCCAGATTGTCTCTCATTCTGCTTCTGAGCCttttgcacttactgttccctctgcctggaaaactAATGACTGTCACAAtgttgtcattttcttcatgatCTCAATTTCTACTTAAGTCGCTTATTTTATTTATggccatccccccccccccccaggtatCGACTCCAgcacagtttttgtttgtcttgctccctgctgtgtccctggtgcctagaacagtgcctggtacacagtagatgctcaataaatgttggtgaggTGAATGAAGGAGTGCATTGGACATGCTCTAGGAAGGGAAGGGCTACCAAACAGAGTGAGCAAAGGGGAGAGGTGGACAGGGACAGAGTCTGAAGGGCTTTGCTGGCCATTGAAGTGTTCAATTTTACTCTTCGTGCTGTAGAGAGGTGTGGGGGGGATTCTGAGCAAGGGGATAACATCATCTGACATGTTTTAAGAGGGACCCTTGGGCTAATGAGGCCATAGGACATTTAGCAAGCACAAACGGATGCAGCTTCACCTGGGCTTGGCAAGGAAAAACTGGTCTAGGagttgctttattttaataaaggcctggccccaggccctgcccccagccctgtgctctccctcctccaggccccTGAGTGCCAGTGGTGGTGTTGTCCCTTGTCACCTGGAACCCCATGCAGCCGGAATCCAGGCCTAGCAGGGCTGGGGCCCGTACCCGATTCCTACCCCTGAGGTCACAGTGCCCCGAAGGGGCAGGGGACACAGTGATGTACGCCTCCACCGAGTGCAAGGCTGAGGTGACACCTTCCCAGCATGGCAACCGCACCTTTAGCTACACACTGGAGGACCACACCAAGCAGGCTTTTGGCATCATGAACGAGCTGCGGCTCAGCCAGCAGCTGTGTGATGTCACGCTGCAGGTCAAGTACCAGGACGCACCTGCCGCCCAGTTCATGGCCCACAAGGTGGTGCTGGCCTCGTCCAGCCCCGTTTTCAAGGCCATGTTCACCAACGGGCTGAGGGAGCAGGGCATGGAGGTGGTGTCCATTGAGGGCATCCACCCCAAAGTCATGGAGCGTCTCATCGAGTTCGCCTACACAGCCTCCATCTCCATGGGCGAGAAGTGCGTGCTCCATGTCATGAATGGTGCTGTCATGTACCAGATCGACAGCGTCGTCCGTGCCTGCAGCGACTTCCTGGTGCAGCAATTGGACCCCAGCAACGCCATCGGCATCGCCAACTTTGCCGAGCAAATCGGTTGTGCTGAACTGCATCAACGTGCCCGCGAGTACATCTATATGCACTTTGGAGAGGTGAGTGAGGGGAGGGTACATGGAGCAGGGCTTGGGGACGGTATCGGAAGGACCAGGGATGCACAGGTGATTATCACTGTCTCCCCCTGAGATAGGAAGGGTCAAGGCAAGGAGCTGGAGAGAAGTGGGGCTCTGAGCTTCTAGTCTACCCATCTGGGCCATCTCTGGGAAACAGCTGAGGCAAATGAGGCCTTCATGGGGATCTGGGCTCCCTGGTTTCTCTGGGGTCTAGGGTGGGGACAGGGTGTAGTGAACATGACAGCAGCTCAACCCTGGGGTGTGCAGAGCAGGGCCCCACATTTCAGGCAGTCCAGAAGTAATTGTTGAACGCCCATGACATGCT includes:
- the S1PR5 gene encoding sphingosine 1-phosphate receptor 5 isoform X2 translates to MGSVYVCPSSCHCIYMSLSVCGGICVRCLFIVDYASGYPCLCVNYEYPSATVGLCHPVPILFLCGPVSMASPLPSRTLPEPQCTCGVEGRGLGLLSQFCEAHTRLRRPRGWCEPSLTLHPASLQPWGGRPMDPGLLRPAPVSDVIVLHYNYTGKLRGARYQPGAGLRADAVVCLAVCALIVLENLAVLLVLGRHPRFHAPMFLLLGSLTLSDLLAGAAYAANILLSGPLTLRLSPALWFAREGGVFVALAASVLSLLAIALERLLTMARRGPAPAAGRGRTLALAAAAWGVSLLLGLLPALGWNCLGHLDSCSTVLPLYAKAYLLFCVLAFLCILATICALYARIYCQVRANARRLRAHPGAVGGLSSRARRTPRSLALLRTLSIVLLAFVACWGPLFLLLLLDVACPARACPVLLQADPFLGLAMANSLLNPIIYTLTNRDLRHALLRLVCCGRRPCGGDGGASPRSGSDAVASDGLHRWLPPDLDGSFSRSERSSPQRDGLHIRGSNSAPTAAETLVASPAPAAD
- the S1PR5 gene encoding sphingosine 1-phosphate receptor 5 isoform X1; amino-acid sequence: MGNRRWEVAGVGGAGPPVAGRASFRCCVVATGGLLDVGTQALTSHRHPSTPLAVLPRAWLSLVRAGPEEEREEQRDKSRRGLQGAGGGSGEMGRSLPPGAAGTYLLWGWDSGYGHPCGRPLLTHAVGVPPPTGESVACSPGGSVGSSSSSPPPRPGAASARSAPGCATVLSSRPGRRPWGGRPMDPGLLRPAPVSDVIVLHYNYTGKLRGARYQPGAGLRADAVVCLAVCALIVLENLAVLLVLGRHPRFHAPMFLLLGSLTLSDLLAGAAYAANILLSGPLTLRLSPALWFAREGGVFVALAASVLSLLAIALERLLTMARRGPAPAAGRGRTLALAAAAWGVSLLLGLLPALGWNCLGHLDSCSTVLPLYAKAYLLFCVLAFLCILATICALYARIYCQVRANARRLRAHPGAVGGLSSRARRTPRSLALLRTLSIVLLAFVACWGPLFLLLLLDVACPARACPVLLQADPFLGLAMANSLLNPIIYTLTNRDLRHALLRLVCCGRRPCGGDGGASPRSGSDAVASDGLHRWLPPDLDGSFSRSERSSPQRDGLHIRGSNSAPTAAETLVASPAPAAD
- the S1PR5 gene encoding sphingosine 1-phosphate receptor 5 isoform X3, producing MDPGLLRPAPVSDVIVLHYNYTGKLRGARYQPGAGLRADAVVCLAVCALIVLENLAVLLVLGRHPRFHAPMFLLLGSLTLSDLLAGAAYAANILLSGPLTLRLSPALWFAREGGVFVALAASVLSLLAIALERLLTMARRGPAPAAGRGRTLALAAAAWGVSLLLGLLPALGWNCLGHLDSCSTVLPLYAKAYLLFCVLAFLCILATICALYARIYCQVRANARRLRAHPGAVGGLSSRARRTPRSLALLRTLSIVLLAFVACWGPLFLLLLLDVACPARACPVLLQADPFLGLAMANSLLNPIIYTLTNRDLRHALLRLVCCGRRPCGGDGGASPRSGSDAVASDGLHRWLPPDLDGSFSRSERSSPQRDGLHIRGSNSAPTAAETLVASPAPAAD